In Methanococcus voltae PS, the genomic stretch CGAATTATGCGTAAATGACGTAATGGTGTAAAAATGATAACCAAAAAATTATTAAATACAGAACAATCAGAAATTAGAAAAATATTTAATATGGCGTCAAAAGACTCCATAAACTTAGGTATCGGCGAACCAGATTTTAATACGCCACAAAACATTATTGATGCCTGTAAAACTGCACTAGATAAAGGAATTACTAGTTATGTGCCAAATATGGGAATTCCTGAATTAACAGAAGCGATATCTGAAAAATTAAAAAAGGATAATAATTTAGATATTCCTCAAAATAAAGTAATGGTAACTTGCGGAGCTTCTGAAGCCATTATGCTTTCAATTATGGCTTTCACTGAAAAAGGGGACGAAGTAATTATACCAAACCCGGGATTCGTAACATACAAAAATATGGTTCAATTATCCGAAGGTAAACCTATTAGTATGGATTTAAAACATGAAAATGACTTTAAAATAGACCTTGATGATTTAAATGAGAAAGTAAATAAAAATACAAAATGTATTGTGCATAATAGCCCTTCAAATCCATTAGGAACAGTTGCTTCAAAAGAAGAAGTTAAGGGACTTGCCCAAATTGCAGAAGATAACGAAATTATTATTATTTCCGATGAAATTTACGAAAAAATTATCTACGGTAAAAAACACCACTCTCCTGCAAGTTATACCGACAACTGTATCGTTATAAATGGATTTTCAAAAGCATACGCTATGACAGGTTGGAGACTTGGATATATGGCAGTAAATGAAAACCTAGACTCGAAATACAATATTATAGACAATGTTTTGAAAATTCACCAGTTTGGGTTTGCTTGTGCGACCTCATTTGCACAATATGGTGCTTTAGAGGCTTTAAACGGTAGTCAACAGTGCGTTAAGGATATGGTAAAAGAGTTTGAAAGAAGAAGAAATTTAATATATGATGGATTAAAAGATAAATTTAAAGTTATTAAACCTGAAGGGGCTTTCTATATTTTCCCAGACGTTAGCGAATACGGTACTGGAATGGACGTTGCTCAAAAATTAATTGAAAACGGTGTTTTATGTGTTCCAGGTCGTGCTTTTGGTTCCAATGGTGAAAATAACGTTAGATTTTCATATGCTACGAGTTATGAGGATATTGAAAAAGCTCTCGAGATAATCGATAAAACAATTAATTAAAATTAATATTAAAATAAATTAATAAATAGTGTATTATATTTTAAATTAAATTAAACTAAATTAAATTAAATTAAACTAACTTAAATTTTATAATTATATTTTAGATTTATGGATAAAGGTGAAATTATGCCTAAATTAATGCTTGCATTAGATGTATTAGACGAGTTCGAAGCTATAAAAATATCTGAAGAGACTTCAGAATACGTAGATTGTATTAAAATAGGATATCCCTTAGTACTTGCCACAGATTTGGGCATAGTAAAAAGAATTAAAGATAAAACCGGCAAAGAAGTTATTTGCGATTTTAAAGTAGCCGACATACCCTCAACTAATGAAAAAATAGCAAAATTAACTTTGAATTATGCAGACGGGATTATTTGCCAAGGTTTTGTTGGTCCAGACAGTGTTAAAGCTATCATGG encodes the following:
- a CDS encoding pyridoxal phosphate-dependent aminotransferase, whose product is MITKKLLNTEQSEIRKIFNMASKDSINLGIGEPDFNTPQNIIDACKTALDKGITSYVPNMGIPELTEAISEKLKKDNNLDIPQNKVMVTCGASEAIMLSIMAFTEKGDEVIIPNPGFVTYKNMVQLSEGKPISMDLKHENDFKIDLDDLNEKVNKNTKCIVHNSPSNPLGTVASKEEVKGLAQIAEDNEIIIISDEIYEKIIYGKKHHSPASYTDNCIVINGFSKAYAMTGWRLGYMAVNENLDSKYNIIDNVLKIHQFGFACATSFAQYGALEALNGSQQCVKDMVKEFERRRNLIYDGLKDKFKVIKPEGAFYIFPDVSEYGTGMDVAQKLIENGVLCVPGRAFGSNGENNVRFSYATSYEDIEKALEIIDKTIN